A genomic stretch from Pseudomonas mendocina includes:
- the tatB gene encoding Sec-independent protein translocase protein TatB, whose protein sequence is MFDIGFSELLLVGLVALIVLGPERLPGAVRTAGLWIGRIKRSFNAIKQQVEQEIGADEIRRQLHNEQILQLEREMNAMKQELISAGKLADPNAPAPEQPAPVAQPNSEAPAPAAPVTSAQTVLPLEPPAPATPATPATANQATNQDKPQP, encoded by the coding sequence ATGTTTGATATCGGCTTTTCCGAACTCCTGCTGGTAGGTCTGGTGGCCCTGATCGTCCTCGGCCCCGAGCGCCTACCGGGTGCCGTGCGTACGGCTGGCCTGTGGATTGGCCGAATCAAACGCAGCTTCAATGCCATCAAACAGCAGGTTGAGCAGGAAATCGGCGCGGACGAAATCCGCCGTCAGCTGCACAACGAACAGATTCTGCAACTTGAGCGTGAAATGAACGCCATGAAGCAGGAGCTGATTTCCGCTGGCAAACTGGCTGATCCCAACGCACCAGCCCCGGAACAGCCCGCCCCAGTGGCACAGCCAAACAGCGAAGCGCCGGCCCCTGCTGCGCCAGTCACCAGCGCTCAGACCGTTCTGCCACTGGAGCCGCCTGCTCCTGCTACACCCGCGACACCGGCAACAGCGAACCAAGCGACCAATCAGGATAAGCCGCAGCCATGA
- a CDS encoding twin-arginine translocase TatA/TatE family subunit encodes MGIFDWKHWVVILIVVILVFGTKRLKNLGSDLGETIKGFRKAMNTDEGEKTEQAQTAAPQQPAAPLNQPHTIDGQAQKVEEPARKD; translated from the coding sequence ATGGGCATTTTTGATTGGAAACACTGGGTCGTCATCCTGATCGTTGTGATTCTGGTATTCGGCACCAAGCGCCTGAAAAACCTCGGCTCTGATCTCGGCGAAACCATCAAAGGTTTCCGCAAGGCGATGAACACTGACGAAGGCGAAAAAACCGAACAAGCGCAGACTGCTGCTCCACAACAGCCTGCCGCACCGCTGAACCAGCCGCACACCATTGACGGCCAGGCTCAGAAAGTTGAAGAACCTGCACGTAAAGACTGA
- a CDS encoding phosphoribosyl-ATP diphosphatase: MSDTLTRLAQVLEERKGAAPDSSYVASLYHKGLNKILEKVGEESVETILAAKDAQQSGDCSDLIYETADLWFHSLVMLASLGQHPQAVLDELDRRFGLSGHDEKAARALTK; this comes from the coding sequence ATGAGTGACACCCTTACGCGCCTGGCTCAGGTGCTGGAAGAACGTAAGGGCGCAGCGCCGGACAGCTCCTACGTTGCCAGCCTGTACCACAAGGGCCTGAACAAAATTCTCGAAAAAGTCGGCGAAGAATCGGTAGAAACCATTCTGGCCGCCAAGGATGCGCAGCAGTCGGGCGATTGCAGCGATCTCATCTACGAAACCGCCGACCTGTGGTTCCACAGCCTGGTCATGCTCGCCTCTTTAGGCCAGCACCCCCAGGCAGTTCTGGACGAACTCGACCGCCGCTTCGGCCTCTCCGGGCACGATGAAAAAGCCGCCCGGGCACTGACTAAATAA
- the hisI gene encoding phosphoribosyl-AMP cyclohydrolase translates to MTDWLDEIRWDKDGLVPAIAQDYQTGRILMMAWMNRESLALSVAEGRAIYWSRSRGKLWRKGEESGHVQKLHELRLDCDADVITLHVEQIGGIACHTGRQSCFYRVYEDGAWKTVDAVIKSADSIYHKGHNHE, encoded by the coding sequence ATGACTGATTGGCTTGATGAAATTCGCTGGGACAAAGACGGGCTGGTGCCTGCCATTGCCCAGGATTACCAGACCGGGCGCATCCTCATGATGGCCTGGATGAACCGAGAGTCACTGGCGCTCAGTGTCGCCGAAGGGCGTGCCATCTACTGGTCACGTTCACGGGGCAAGCTATGGCGCAAAGGCGAAGAGTCTGGCCACGTGCAGAAACTGCATGAGCTGCGTCTGGACTGTGATGCCGACGTGATCACGCTGCACGTTGAGCAAATTGGCGGAATTGCCTGTCATACCGGACGGCAGAGCTGCTTTTACCGGGTCTACGAAGATGGCGCCTGGAAAACCGTAGATGCGGTGATCAAATCCGCTGACAGCATCTATCACAAAGGACACAACCATGAGTGA
- the ubiB gene encoding ubiquinone biosynthesis regulatory protein kinase UbiB, whose protein sequence is MKLLALRRLLRILRVMIRYQLDDLLFSLPLPFWANLSRYLLPWRWLPRRQSSLSRGARLRLGLEELGPIFIKFGQLLSTRRDLLPPDIADELAKLQDRVPPFAQDKALALIESQLGAKVEQLFARFDPQPLASASVAQVHAAKLKTGEEVVVKVIRPGLRPIIEQDIAWLFLIATIAEKASADARRLRPVEVVCDYEKTIYDELDLLREAANASQLRRNFEGSPLLYVPQVYWDYCRPKVLVTERIYGIGVTDLATLADQGTNMKLLAERGVEIFFTQVFRDSFFHADMHPGNIFVSTRTPWDPQYIAIDCGIVGSLTPEDQDYLARNVMAFFKRDYRKVAQLHIDSGWVPKETKVNEFEAAIRTVCEPIFDKPLKDISFGQVLMRLFQTAQRFNMEVQPQLVLLQKTLLNIEGLGRQLYPDLDLWTTALPFLERWMRERHSPKTLLQNVQSQAEQIPHLANMTRDLLERLSQPHAHNEPAPDFAGRDSRALRILGGALLAGAAVMLSGATAVTDPSTWPAWLMGAAGLYLVVRR, encoded by the coding sequence ATGAAGCTGCTCGCCCTGCGTCGCCTGCTGCGCATTTTGCGCGTGATGATCCGCTACCAGCTGGATGATCTGTTGTTCAGCCTGCCACTGCCCTTCTGGGCCAACCTGAGCCGCTACCTGCTGCCATGGCGCTGGCTACCGCGTCGCCAGTCGTCTCTGTCACGGGGTGCCCGGCTGCGCTTAGGGCTGGAGGAACTGGGGCCGATCTTCATCAAGTTCGGTCAACTGCTTTCTACCCGCCGCGATCTGCTGCCACCGGACATCGCTGATGAACTGGCCAAACTGCAAGACCGCGTGCCGCCTTTTGCTCAGGACAAAGCCCTGGCGTTGATCGAATCCCAGCTCGGCGCCAAGGTTGAGCAGCTTTTTGCCCGCTTCGATCCACAGCCGTTGGCTTCCGCATCCGTGGCCCAAGTGCATGCGGCCAAGCTGAAAACCGGCGAAGAAGTGGTGGTAAAAGTCATTCGCCCCGGATTACGGCCGATAATCGAACAGGATATTGCATGGCTGTTCCTGATCGCCACGATTGCTGAAAAAGCCTCCGCCGACGCCCGCCGTCTGCGCCCGGTCGAAGTGGTTTGCGACTACGAAAAAACCATCTACGACGAACTCGACCTCCTCCGAGAGGCCGCCAACGCCAGCCAGCTGCGCCGCAACTTCGAAGGTTCCCCCTTACTCTACGTACCGCAGGTTTACTGGGATTATTGCCGCCCGAAAGTGCTAGTAACTGAACGCATCTACGGCATCGGCGTCACCGATCTGGCCACCCTGGCGGATCAGGGTACCAACATGAAACTGCTGGCTGAACGCGGTGTGGAAATCTTCTTCACCCAGGTATTCCGCGACAGTTTCTTCCATGCTGATATGCACCCCGGCAACATCTTTGTCAGCACCCGCACGCCATGGGACCCGCAATACATCGCCATCGACTGCGGCATCGTCGGCAGCCTCACACCGGAAGATCAGGACTACCTGGCGCGCAACGTCATGGCCTTCTTCAAGCGTGACTATCGCAAGGTTGCGCAGCTGCACATCGACTCTGGCTGGGTGCCGAAAGAGACCAAGGTCAACGAATTTGAGGCCGCTATCCGCACCGTTTGCGAGCCTATTTTCGACAAGCCGCTCAAGGATATTTCCTTCGGCCAGGTGCTGATGCGCCTGTTCCAGACCGCGCAACGCTTCAATATGGAAGTGCAGCCGCAGCTGGTTTTGCTGCAAAAAACCCTGCTTAACATCGAAGGTTTGGGCCGTCAGCTTTACCCGGATCTGGACCTGTGGACCACCGCTCTGCCATTCCTGGAGCGTTGGATGCGCGAGCGGCACAGCCCTAAAACTCTGTTGCAGAATGTGCAGTCGCAGGCAGAGCAGATCCCCCATTTGGCCAACATGACCCGCGATTTGCTGGAGCGCTTGTCCCAGCCACATGCCCACAACGAACCTGCGCCTGACTTCGCAGGCCGCGACAGCCGGGCGCTGCGCATCTTGGGCGGGGCCTTGCTCGCCGGGGCAGCGGTGATGCTCAGCGGCGCAACTGCAGTCACTGATCCGTCGACTTGGCCTGCTTGGTTGATGGGTGCAGCAGGCTTGTACTTGGTCGTGCGCAGATAG
- a CDS encoding SCP2 sterol-binding domain-containing protein, with protein sequence MLLTGLLAGVELGLNRVLSMDSTALPRLAKLSGHVIAVQCTAPSLQVYILPNAEGLQLAGQWHGDVDCHLRASATDLMRLAISQDKTSILHSPEVDLDGDSAALLELANILQDLELDWEYELSRWLGPVASPLIGAHLRSRANWLGDSLESLRQNLADYVSEESRTLVGQREADARFAELDDLKLSLDRLEARIERLAQRHKPTA encoded by the coding sequence ATGCTGTTGACCGGGCTACTGGCCGGCGTTGAGCTTGGCCTCAATCGCGTACTGAGCATGGATAGCACTGCGCTGCCACGTCTGGCCAAGCTATCCGGTCATGTTATTGCTGTGCAATGCACGGCGCCGAGCCTGCAGGTGTATATCCTGCCCAATGCCGAGGGCCTGCAGCTGGCCGGACAATGGCACGGGGATGTGGATTGCCACCTGCGTGCCTCTGCCACCGACCTGATGCGCCTGGCCATCAGCCAGGACAAAACCAGCATCTTGCACAGTCCTGAGGTCGACTTGGATGGCGACAGTGCCGCCCTGCTCGAACTCGCCAACATCCTGCAGGACCTTGAGCTGGACTGGGAATACGAGCTATCCCGCTGGCTGGGGCCGGTGGCCAGCCCACTGATCGGTGCCCACCTGCGCAGCCGCGCTAATTGGCTCGGAGACTCGCTGGAGAGCCTGCGTCAGAACCTGGCCGACTACGTCAGTGAAGAGTCACGCACCCTCGTGGGCCAGCGTGAGGCCGACGCCCGATTTGCCGAACTGGACGACCTGAAATTGTCCCTCGACCGACTCGAAGCGCGCATTGAGCGCCTCGCCCAACGCCATAAGCCTACTGCATGA
- the ubiE gene encoding bifunctional demethylmenaquinone methyltransferase/2-methoxy-6-polyprenyl-1,4-benzoquinol methylase UbiE translates to MNDPRKSSDTEATTHFGFQNVPESQKAEKVAEVFHSVAAKYDLMNDVLSGGLHRLWKRFTIELSGVRSGNRVLDIAGGTGDLTRKFSSLVGPSGEVVLADINDSMLKVGRDRLLDKGVAGNIRFVQADAEKLPFPDNYFDVVTIAFGLRNVTHKEDALRSMLRVLKPGGRLLVLEFSKPSNNLLSKFYDTYSFHFMPLAGKLITNDADSYRYLAESIRMHPDQETLKGMMADAGFERVTFHNMTGGIVALHRGVKP, encoded by the coding sequence ATGAACGACCCGCGCAAGAGCAGCGACACCGAAGCCACAACGCATTTTGGTTTCCAGAATGTCCCGGAAAGCCAGAAGGCAGAGAAAGTCGCCGAAGTCTTTCACTCTGTGGCCGCCAAATATGACCTGATGAACGACGTGCTTTCCGGTGGGCTACACCGCCTGTGGAAGCGCTTCACCATCGAGCTGTCCGGCGTACGCAGTGGCAACCGCGTACTGGATATTGCCGGTGGCACCGGCGACCTGACCCGCAAATTCTCCAGTCTGGTCGGTCCGAGCGGCGAAGTAGTACTGGCTGATATTAACGACTCCATGCTTAAAGTCGGTCGCGACCGCCTGCTGGATAAAGGCGTGGCAGGCAACATCCGCTTCGTTCAGGCCGATGCTGAAAAGCTGCCGTTCCCGGACAACTACTTCGACGTCGTGACCATCGCCTTCGGCCTGCGTAACGTCACCCATAAAGAAGACGCACTGCGTTCCATGCTGCGTGTGCTGAAGCCGGGCGGGCGGCTGTTGGTACTTGAGTTCTCTAAACCATCGAACAATCTGCTGTCGAAGTTCTACGACACTTACTCGTTCCACTTCATGCCGCTGGCCGGCAAGCTGATCACCAATGATGCCGACAGCTATCGCTACTTGGCTGAGTCGATCCGCATGCACCCGGATCAGGAAACCCTGAAAGGCATGATGGCAGACGCCGGTTTTGAGCGCGTCACCTTCCACAACATGACAGGCGGCATTGTCGCCTTGCACCGAGGTGTAAAACCCTGA
- a CDS encoding polyhydroxyalkanoic acid system family protein: MAKITIERPHNLGREAAREKAEQLAERLASRFDVRFRWSGDTLEFNRSGADGRIDVHEDSVRVQLSLGLLLSPMSSTIKHEIEKALDKYLQA; the protein is encoded by the coding sequence ATGGCCAAGATCACGATTGAACGCCCGCATAACCTTGGCCGTGAAGCCGCCCGGGAGAAGGCCGAGCAACTGGCCGAGCGCCTGGCCAGCCGGTTTGATGTGCGGTTCCGCTGGAGTGGCGATACCTTGGAATTTAATCGCAGCGGTGCGGATGGCCGGATCGACGTGCATGAGGACTCCGTACGCGTTCAACTGAGCCTGGGGTTGTTGCTGTCACCCATGAGCAGCACCATCAAGCACGAAATTGAAAAGGCCCTGGATAAGTATTTGCAGGCCTAA
- a CDS encoding phasin family protein: MSEAKVCARKIWLAGLGVYAKAGHEGVSYFNALVKSGEGVEQRGKKLVNKQVEAANGQIGSFKHTVSSVKDKVEVRLDKIERAFDSRVASALNRLGIASQQDVEGLSAKLDELGALLEHVARTN; the protein is encoded by the coding sequence ATGTCTGAAGCCAAGGTCTGTGCCCGCAAGATCTGGCTGGCTGGTTTAGGGGTTTACGCAAAGGCCGGTCATGAAGGTGTTAGCTACTTCAATGCGCTTGTAAAAAGCGGTGAAGGTGTTGAACAGCGCGGCAAAAAACTGGTCAACAAACAAGTTGAAGCTGCCAATGGACAAATCGGCAGCTTCAAGCACACTGTAAGCAGCGTTAAGGACAAGGTTGAAGTACGGCTCGACAAGATTGAAAGAGCATTCGACAGCCGTGTCGCTAGCGCTTTGAATCGCCTCGGCATCGCCTCTCAGCAGGATGTAGAAGGTCTCTCTGCTAAGCTGGATGAGCTGGGTGCATTGCTTGAGCACGTCGCGCGTACCAATTAA
- a CDS encoding phasin family protein — protein sequence MAVKKKTDKQTPSWIGEVEKYSRQIWLAGLGAYSKISKDGNKLFDALVKDGEKAEKQAKVEVDGVKSAVGAKVGSAKSKVDEVKDKAIGKWGELEEAFDKRLTKAISRLGVPSRNEVKDLNAKVESLTKQLEKLTGVSASSVKPAAKKVAAKPAAKAAAKPAAKPAAKPAAKAAAKPAAKPVAKAAAKPAAKPAAKAAAKPAAKPAVKAAAKPAAKPAAKAAAKPAAKPAAKTAAKPAAKPAAKAAAKPAAKPAVKAEAKPAAKPAAKAAAKPAAKPAAKTAAKPAAKPAAKAAAKPAVKPAAKPVAAPTATPTAASAPAAATPAPVAAPATPAPATPAPAQS from the coding sequence ATGGCCGTCAAAAAGAAAACCGATAAGCAAACCCCTTCCTGGATCGGCGAAGTAGAAAAATACTCGCGTCAAATCTGGCTGGCTGGTTTGGGTGCCTATTCCAAGATCAGTAAGGACGGCAACAAGCTGTTCGATGCACTGGTTAAGGATGGCGAAAAAGCTGAGAAGCAAGCCAAGGTCGAAGTTGATGGCGTGAAGTCCGCCGTCGGCGCGAAGGTAGGCTCGGCGAAATCCAAGGTTGATGAAGTTAAAGATAAGGCAATCGGCAAGTGGGGTGAGCTGGAGGAAGCCTTCGACAAGCGTCTGACTAAAGCCATTTCGCGTCTCGGTGTACCGAGCCGTAACGAAGTGAAAGACCTCAACGCTAAAGTTGAAAGCCTGACCAAGCAACTGGAAAAGCTGACCGGTGTATCTGCCAGTTCAGTTAAACCAGCTGCCAAGAAAGTCGCGGCTAAACCCGCAGCGAAAGCGGCTGCTAAACCTGCCGCTAAACCGGCTGCCAAGCCTGCAGCAAAAGCTGCAGCCAAACCAGCCGCTAAGCCTGTAGCAAAAGCTGCGGCTAAACCAGCCGCTAAGCCCGCTGCGAAAGCCGCTGCTAAGCCTGCCGCCAAACCGGCAGTGAAAGCTGCGGCCAAACCAGCCGCTAAGCCCGCTGCGAAAGCTGCTGCTAAACCGGCTGCCAAACCGGCTGCAAAAACTGCGGCTAAACCAGCCGCTAAGCCCGCTGCGAAAGCCGCGGCCAAGCCTGCTGCCAAACCGGCAGTAAAAGCTGAGGCCAAACCAGCCGCTAAGCCCGCTGCGAAAGCTGCCGCTAAGCCGGCCGCCAAACCGGCTGCAAAAACTGCGGCTAAACCAGCCGCTAAGCCCGCTGCGAAAGCCGCGGCCAAGCCTGCCGTTAAGCCTGCTGCCAAACCAGTGGCAGCGCCTACAGCGACTCCCACTGCGGCATCTGCACCGGCGGCAGCAACACCCGCTCCGGTAGCTGCACCGGCAACCCCTGCACCAGCCACACCGGCACCTGCTCAGTCGTAA
- a CDS encoding TetR/AcrR family transcriptional regulator, which translates to MKTRDRILECSLLLFNHKGEPNVSTLEIANELEISPGNLYYHFHGKEPLVLGLFERFQHELAPLLSPPDNVELDIEDCWLFLHLIAERMAHYRFLFQDLSNLTGRLPKLERGIRLWLNTLKQTLAQLLAQLHFQQQLRSDTQPLGQLVEQITLTLLFSLDYQRVLGQQGEPRLVVYQVMMLLAPHLQDNAHSAAILLAQRYLRD; encoded by the coding sequence ATGAAAACCCGCGATCGCATTCTTGAGTGCTCACTCCTGCTGTTCAACCACAAGGGAGAACCCAACGTTTCCACTCTTGAGATTGCCAACGAACTGGAGATTAGCCCCGGCAATCTCTACTACCACTTTCACGGCAAGGAACCGCTCGTTCTCGGGTTATTCGAACGCTTCCAGCATGAACTCGCACCACTGCTCTCACCGCCGGACAACGTCGAACTGGATATCGAAGACTGCTGGCTGTTCCTGCACCTGATTGCCGAACGTATGGCGCATTACCGCTTTCTCTTTCAAGACCTGTCCAACCTCACCGGACGCCTGCCAAAACTTGAGCGGGGCATCCGTCTGTGGCTGAACACTTTGAAACAAACACTGGCTCAGTTGCTGGCGCAACTGCACTTCCAGCAACAGCTGCGAAGCGATACCCAGCCCCTGGGCCAACTGGTGGAACAGATCACCCTAACCTTACTGTTCTCCCTCGACTATCAGCGCGTACTGGGTCAGCAGGGCGAACCACGCTTGGTGGTCTATCAAGTCATGATGCTGCTCGCCCCACATCTTCAGGACAATGCTCACAGCGCAGCCATCCTGCTCGCACAACGGTATCTGCGCGACTGA
- a CDS encoding DUF971 domain-containing protein, which translates to MRTPTAIKLRKASKTLELQYGPNEHYSLPAEFLRVHSPSAEVQGHGNPILQTGKLNVGLENIEPAGNYAVKLTFDDGHDSGLFTWDYLEQLCLRQEELWQEYLDALATAGKSRDPNESVIKLML; encoded by the coding sequence ATGCGTACGCCTACCGCCATCAAACTGCGTAAAGCCTCGAAAACGCTGGAGCTGCAATACGGCCCCAACGAGCACTACAGCCTGCCTGCGGAGTTCCTGCGGGTGCATTCGCCATCTGCGGAAGTGCAAGGCCACGGCAACCCCATTCTGCAAACCGGCAAGCTCAATGTCGGCCTGGAGAATATCGAGCCTGCAGGCAATTATGCGGTCAAGCTGACCTTTGATGATGGCCACGACAGCGGACTGTTTACGTGGGACTACCTTGAACAGCTATGCCTACGCCAAGAAGAACTCTGGCAAGAGTACCTCGATGCCCTGGCCACCGCCGGTAAATCCCGCGACCCCAATGAGAGCGTCATCAAACTCATGCTTTAA
- the hslU gene encoding ATP-dependent protease ATPase subunit HslU translates to MSMTPREIVHELNRHIIGQDDAKRAVAIALRNRWRRMQLPAELRAEVTPKNILMIGPTGVGKTEIARRLAKLANAPFIKVEATKFTEVGYVGRDVESIIRDLADAAVKMLREQEIVKVGHRAEDAAEERILDALLPPARTFGEESSTPTDSNTRQLFRKRLREGQLDDKEIDIEVADAPIGVEIMTPPGMEEMTSQLQNLFANMGKGKTKTRKLKVKDAFKMIRDEEAARLVNEEELKARALEAVEQNGIVFIDEIDKVAKRANAGGADVSREGVQRDLLPLIEGCTVNTKLGMVKTDHILFIASGAFHLSKPSDLVPELQGRLPIRVELKALSPEDFERILSEPHASLTEQYAALLKTEGLGIEFAADGIKRIAEIAWQVNEKTENIGARRLHTLLERLLEEVSFSAGDLAGQQNGEAIKIDAAYVNSHLGELAQDEDLSRYIL, encoded by the coding sequence ATGTCCATGACGCCCCGCGAGATCGTCCACGAACTCAACCGCCATATCATCGGCCAGGACGACGCCAAGCGCGCCGTTGCCATCGCGCTGCGCAACCGCTGGCGGCGTATGCAGCTGCCCGCTGAGCTGCGCGCTGAAGTCACCCCGAAAAACATCCTGATGATCGGCCCGACTGGTGTCGGCAAGACTGAAATTGCCCGCCGTCTGGCCAAACTGGCCAATGCGCCGTTTATCAAAGTAGAAGCCACCAAGTTCACCGAAGTCGGCTACGTCGGCCGTGATGTTGAGTCCATCATCCGCGACCTGGCAGATGCCGCCGTCAAAATGCTGCGCGAGCAAGAAATCGTCAAAGTCGGCCACCGCGCTGAAGATGCCGCCGAAGAGCGCATTCTCGACGCGCTGCTGCCACCGGCACGCACCTTCGGCGAAGAGTCCAGCACCCCGACCGATTCCAATACCCGTCAGCTGTTCCGTAAGCGCCTGCGTGAAGGCCAGCTGGACGACAAGGAAATCGACATCGAAGTAGCTGATGCACCGATTGGCGTTGAAATCATGACCCCACCGGGCATGGAAGAGATGACCAGCCAGCTGCAGAACCTGTTTGCCAACATGGGCAAAGGCAAGACCAAAACCCGCAAGCTGAAAGTCAAAGACGCCTTCAAGATGATCCGCGACGAAGAAGCTGCGCGCCTGGTCAACGAGGAAGAGCTGAAGGCCCGTGCCCTGGAAGCGGTCGAGCAGAACGGTATCGTCTTCATCGACGAAATCGACAAAGTCGCCAAGCGCGCCAACGCCGGTGGTGCTGACGTGTCCCGCGAAGGTGTACAGCGCGACCTGCTGCCGCTGATTGAAGGCTGCACCGTCAACACCAAGCTCGGCATGGTCAAAACTGACCACATCCTGTTTATCGCTTCCGGTGCGTTCCACCTGAGCAAGCCGAGCGATCTGGTGCCGGAACTGCAAGGCCGTCTGCCGATCCGTGTTGAACTCAAAGCCCTGTCGCCGGAAGATTTCGAGCGCATTCTCAGCGAGCCGCATGCCTCGCTCACCGAGCAATATGCTGCCTTGCTGAAGACTGAAGGTCTGGGCATTGAGTTTGCAGCTGATGGCATCAAGCGCATTGCCGAGATCGCCTGGCAGGTCAACGAGAAGACCGAAAACATCGGTGCCCGCCGCCTGCACACCCTGCTGGAACGCCTGCTGGAAGAAGTCTCCTTCAGCGCCGGCGATCTGGCTGGGCAGCAGAATGGCGAAGCCATCAAGATCGACGCGGCCTACGTCAACAGCCACCTCGGCGAACTGGCGCAGGACGAAGACCTGTCCCGCTACATCCTGTAA
- the hslV gene encoding ATP-dependent protease subunit HslV: MTTIVSVRRNGKVVMGGDGQVSLGNTVMKGNAKKVRRLYHGKVLAGFAGATADAFTLFERFEAQLEKHQGHLVRAAVELAKDWRTDRSLSRLEAMLAVANKDASLIITGNGDVVEPEHGLIAMGSGGGFAQAAAMALLQKSDLSAREITETALNIAGSICVFTNQNLTIEEEDCAE; encoded by the coding sequence TTGACCACCATCGTTTCAGTCCGCCGTAACGGCAAAGTCGTCATGGGCGGCGACGGCCAGGTTTCCCTCGGCAACACCGTGATGAAAGGTAATGCGAAAAAGGTTCGCCGCCTGTACCACGGCAAGGTTCTGGCAGGTTTTGCCGGTGCCACCGCCGACGCCTTCACCCTCTTTGAACGCTTTGAGGCGCAACTGGAAAAGCACCAGGGCCATCTGGTTCGTGCAGCGGTAGAGCTGGCCAAAGACTGGCGCACCGACCGCTCCCTAAGCCGCCTTGAGGCCATGCTGGCAGTCGCCAACAAGGACGCCTCGCTGATCATTACCGGCAACGGTGATGTGGTCGAGCCTGAGCATGGCCTGATCGCGATGGGTTCCGGTGGCGGCTTCGCCCAAGCTGCGGCCATGGCACTGCTGCAAAAATCCGATTTGAGCGCCCGCGAGATTACTGAAACGGCATTGAACATTGCCGGTTCCATCTGTGTCTTTACCAATCAGAACCTGACTATTGAGGAAGAAGACTGCGCTGAATAA